A portion of the Elusimicrobiota bacterium genome contains these proteins:
- a CDS encoding O-antigen ligase family protein — translation MKLISVLNILCLLILAMVPFALKRRIAGMWVTTNDVLILCTFAVWVFYRLRYTTIRELVCSIKENMVTAPIVLFIASLFLSAVSAGNVSLVIKETVKFIEIFVVYILFLDVLSNKKNGYTTVFWVITAGALFAGIAGIASYILTPVTFGLHRAVGTYDQPNALATYLNITMPLTLVFMWDKKWIEKLVIAVSLVIQLVAMVLTLSRGSWLALGVALFFVGLIKYTWRTVVIAGLLIILGLTFSPDIVMDRVKSSFNKFDSSIQARLLYMNTAFVMAADNPLTGVGSGNFQYVSTRYNNGAEFPEMVHNIMLQIFAEQGIPGLIAYIWMYLAVLYFWISKYEWMNENELQVIWLGVLGCIISVFVSIQFGDPFVHGIKELYIFTFALPFIIYANALNSEKENRL, via the coding sequence ATGAAACTAATTAGTGTACTGAATATTTTGTGTTTGCTAATCCTTGCGATGGTTCCGTTTGCGCTTAAACGCCGGATTGCAGGGATGTGGGTTACTACGAATGATGTATTAATCCTGTGCACATTTGCGGTATGGGTATTTTATAGGTTGCGTTATACAACAATCCGTGAGTTGGTATGCTCTATCAAAGAAAATATGGTTACAGCGCCGATAGTGTTGTTTATAGCGAGTTTATTTTTATCGGCAGTATCCGCAGGGAATGTTTCTCTGGTGATAAAGGAAACTGTGAAGTTTATTGAGATATTTGTCGTATATATACTCTTTCTTGATGTGTTATCCAATAAAAAAAATGGTTATACCACAGTATTCTGGGTGATAACTGCCGGTGCGTTATTCGCGGGGATTGCTGGGATTGCAAGTTATATTCTTACACCGGTAACTTTTGGGTTGCACCGTGCTGTGGGGACATATGACCAGCCGAATGCATTGGCGACCTATCTAAATATAACCATGCCGTTGACACTAGTATTTATGTGGGATAAAAAATGGATAGAAAAACTTGTAATTGCTGTATCGCTGGTAATACAGCTGGTAGCGATGGTATTGACATTATCCCGCGGAAGTTGGTTAGCTTTGGGGGTAGCGTTGTTCTTCGTTGGGTTGATAAAATATACGTGGAGGACTGTTGTGATTGCCGGGTTGCTTATAATTTTAGGATTAACCTTTTCACCTGATATTGTGATGGACCGGGTAAAGTCGTCGTTTAATAAGTTTGATTCCTCAATCCAGGCGAGGTTGTTGTATATGAACACCGCGTTCGTTATGGCAGCGGATAATCCGTTGACCGGTGTAGGGTCAGGGAATTTTCAGTACGTTTCTACCCGGTATAATAACGGTGCGGAATTTCCTGAGATGGTGCATAACATTATGCTGCAAATCTTCGCGGAGCAAGGGATTCCCGGGTTGATAGCGTATATATGGATGTACCTTGCAGTGTTGTATTTCTGGATCAGTAAATACGAGTGGATGAATGAAAATGAGTTGCAGGTTATTTGGCTTGGGGTGTTGGGGTGTATCATATCTGTATTTGTGAGTATACAGTTCGGTGACCCGTTTGTTCATGGTATCAAGGAGTTGTATATTTTTACGTTTGCGTTGCCTTTTATCATATACGCTAATGCGTTAAACAGTGAGAAAGAAAATAGATTGTGA
- a CDS encoding glycosyltransferase family 4 protein has protein sequence MKIAYFVPDYTKPGGIERYVRQLARGLAERADIHVFTGVVPEDEPSKIVFHKVPMMRKPFFMQLFTFSHNVTNMILRSEPEFDILHNQGANARIQDVITAHSCHAAWVAHSRGIGIKEQVKKTLNPLHHVLLANEKYNYYPGRYKKIIAVSQNVKDELVRYHNLPSDDITALIPGVDISEFSPDKCSSIRNECRKRFGLTPEDKVVLLVANEFRRKGVGEAITALSLIGDSALKLYVVGEGDNGYYKLLARRCGVDKQVRFVNQTNRIVEYYSSADIFVLPTKYEPTGLVVLEAMACGLPVIISRVAGTSFLVKNENGLVLEDAYDSHELAAKIKALVYNNAVRESARRLSREKVVKYEWQNIVEDTYKIYVEAYEMKKRNSR, from the coding sequence GTGAAAATAGCATATTTTGTTCCTGACTACACAAAACCAGGCGGGATTGAACGTTATGTCCGCCAGCTTGCACGCGGGCTTGCGGAGAGAGCGGATATACATGTTTTTACAGGTGTAGTACCTGAAGATGAACCGTCAAAAATTGTGTTTCATAAAGTGCCGATGATGAGAAAGCCGTTTTTTATGCAGTTATTCACGTTTAGTCATAATGTGACAAACATGATTCTCCGGAGTGAACCTGAGTTTGATATTCTTCATAACCAGGGAGCGAATGCAAGAATACAGGATGTGATCACTGCGCATAGTTGCCACGCAGCATGGGTGGCGCATTCCCGGGGGATTGGTATTAAGGAACAAGTTAAGAAAACGCTTAATCCTTTGCATCATGTGTTACTGGCAAATGAAAAATATAATTATTATCCTGGGAGGTATAAAAAAATCATTGCAGTTTCGCAAAATGTTAAGGATGAACTTGTTAGATATCATAATCTACCTTCTGACGATATCACTGCATTGATCCCCGGGGTGGATATTTCAGAGTTTTCACCCGATAAGTGTAGTTCCATAAGGAATGAATGCCGGAAACGGTTTGGGCTCACACCGGAGGATAAGGTTGTTTTGTTGGTAGCAAATGAGTTCCGCAGGAAAGGTGTGGGGGAAGCTATCACTGCGTTATCACTGATTGGAGATTCTGCGCTTAAACTTTATGTAGTAGGTGAGGGTGATAACGGGTATTATAAACTGTTGGCTCGGAGATGCGGAGTGGATAAACAAGTGCGGTTTGTCAATCAAACAAATCGTATTGTTGAGTACTACAGCAGTGCAGACATTTTTGTTTTACCTACAAAATATGAACCTACCGGCTTGGTTGTACTCGAAGCTATGGCCTGCGGATTGCCTGTGATTATCAGCCGTGTGGCGGGAACGTCGTTTCTTGTCAAGAATGAGAATGGTTTAGTATTGGAAGATGCGTATGATAGCCATGAACTTGCCGCAAAAATTAAAGCACTTGTTTATAATAACGCTGTTCGTGAGTCTGCTCGAAGGTTATCACGGGAAAAAGTTGTGAAGTATGAATGGCAGAATATTGTTGAGGATACCTACAAAATATATGTTGAGGCGTATGAAATGAAGAAACGGAATAGCAGGTAA